Below is a genomic region from Penaeus monodon isolate SGIC_2016 chromosome 33, NSTDA_Pmon_1, whole genome shotgun sequence.
NNNNNNNNNNNNNNNNNNNNNNNNNNNNNNNNNNNNNNNNNNNNNNNNNNNNNNNNNNNNNNNNNNNNNNNNNNNNNNNNNNNNNNNNNNNNNNNNNNNNNNNNNNNNNNNNNNNNNNNNNNNNNNNNNNNNNNNNNNNNNNNNNNNNNNNNNNNNNNNNNNNNNNNNNNNNNNNNNNNNNNNNNNNNNNNNNNNNNNNNNNNNNNNNNNNNNNNNNNNNNNNNNNNNNNNNNNNNNNNNNNNNNNNNNNNNNNNNNNNNNNNNNNNNNNNNNNNNNNNNNNNNNNNNNNNNNNNNNNNNNNNNNNNNNNNNNNNNNNNNNNNNNNNNNNNNNNNNNNNNNNNNNNNNNNNNNNNNNNNNNNNNNNNNNNNNNNNNNNNNNNNNNNNNNNNNNNNNNNNNNNNNNNNNNNNNNNNNNNNNNNNNNNNNNNNNNNNNNNNNNNNNNNNNNNNNNNNNNNNNNNNNNNNNNNNNNNNNNNNNNNNNNNNNNNNNNNNNNNNNNNNNNNNNNNNNNNNNNNNNNNNNNNNNNNNNNNNNNNNANNNNNNNNNNNNNNNNNNNNNNNNNNNNNNNNNNNNNNNNNNNNNNNNNNNNNNNNNNNNNNNNNNNNNNNNNNNNNNNNNNNNNNNNNNNNNNNNNNNNNNNNNNNNNNNNNNNNNNNNNNNNNNNNNNNNNNNNNNNNNNNNNNNNNNNNNNNNNNNNNNNNNNNNNNNNTAAAANNNNNNNNNNNNNNNNNNNNNNNNNNNNNNNNNNNNNNNNNNNNNNNNNNNNNNNNNNNNNNNNNNNNNNNNNNNNNNNNNNNNNNNNNNNNNNNNNNNNGTACTAATGNNNNNNNNNNNNNNNNNNNNNNNNNNNNNNNNNNNNNNNNNNNNNNNNNNNNNNNNNNNNNNNNNNNNNNNNNNNNNNNNNNNNNNNNNNNNNNNNNNNNNNNNNNNNNNNNNNNNNNNNNNNNNNNNNNNNNNNNNNNNNNNNNNNNNNNNNNNNNNNNNNNNNNNNNNNNNNNCACAGGNNNNNNNNNNNNNNNNNNNNNNNNNNNNNNNNNNNNNNNNNNNNNNNNNNNNNNNNNNNNNNNNNNNNNNNNNNNNNNNNNNNNNNNNNNNNNNNNNNNNNNNNNNNNNNNNNNNNNNNNNNNNNNNNNNNNNNNNNNNNNNTAACNNNNNNNNNNNNNNNNNNNNNNNNNNNNNNNNNNNNNNNNNNNNNNNNNNNNNNNNNNNNNNNNNNNNNNNNNNNNNNNNNNNNNNNNNNNNNNNNNNNNNNNNNNNNNNNNNNNNNNNNNNNNNNNNNNNNNNNNNNNNNNNNNNNNNNNNNNNNNNNNNNNNNNNNNNNNNNNNNNNNNNNNNNNNNNNNNNNNNNNNNNNNNNNNNNNNNNNNNNNNNNNNNNNNNNNNNNNNNNNNNNNNNNNNNNNNNNNNNNNNNNNNNNNNNNNNNNNNNNNNNNNNNNGAGGAAGGGGATACCAGTGAGAACGACANNNNNNNNNNNNNNNNNNNNNNNNNNNNNNNNNTCGGTTCCTTGGGTTTGCTTGTCTCGTGAAGCAAGAAGTggctttgtttgcttgtctgcgcTGCCCAGGACTgccttttgttgtctttgttcatTTTGCTTGTTATGGATAGCTTGTCACNNNNNNNNNNNNNNNNNNNNNNNNNNNNNNNNNNNNNNNNNNNNNNNNNNNNNNNNNNNNNNNNNNNNNNNNNNNNNNNNNNNNNNNNNNNNNNNNNNNNNNNNNNNNNNNNNNNNNNNNNNNNNNNNNNNNNNNNNNNNNNNNNNNNNNNNNNNNNNNNNNNNNNNNNNNNNNNNNNNNNNNNNNNNNNNCGCGAAAGGACGGTGCCTCCGAGGTGGCGGCTCGAATTAAGCTGCGGTTAGATTTCTTTGGGATCTGATTGTGCTGTTGCATTTATATGTGTGGAGTAATGTTAGTCTGTATCTGTTtcttgataatgttgataatattgttgttgttttttattaatattaatgattctataaggtttttgttcttgttgataATAGTTTTCCTTTTAATAACTAAAGTATTATGGCTtctgatataaatgataaattaggTTTTGTCTTCATAGAAATAATAGTATGGTTTCTGTTAATACTGATCACGTTACGTTTTCTCTAGAAATACTAAGGCTGTTATACTTACTCTAAGTCCGATCCCCCCACTGCTTCCGAAGCCCCGACCCCTGGGCCAGTCCTTCCCCACTGACGGCCTCCCCTTCCGCAGGTGACGTGATGACGGGCGTGTGCTTCGTGGGCCTGTGGAACGTGCAGGCGCTGCAGGGCTTCGTGCTGGCGCCGCTGTTCTTCTACCTGGTGCTGGGCACGGCCTTCCTGCTGACGGGCTTCGTCTCGCTGTTCCGCATCCGCACCATCATGAAGCACGACGGCACCAAGACGGACAAGCTGGAGCGCTTCATGGTGCGCATCGGCGTGTTCTCGGTGCTGTACACGGTGCCGGCGACCGTGCTGGTGGCGTGCCTGTTCTACGAGCAGGCGTGCCACGACGAGTGGATGGTGGCGTGGCAGCGCGAGAAGTGCGCGTCGCGCGAGGAGCCCTGGGTCACCTACAACATCAACTGCCCGCCCGGCGTCGACCGGGACACGCCGCTGGCCAAGCCCGACTTCATCTTCTTCATGGTCAAGTACCTGAGCACGCTGGTGGTGGGCATCACGTCGGGCTTCTGGGTGTGGTCGGGCAAGACGCTCGCCGTCTGGAAGAACTGCTACAACCGCTGCCTCGGGCGCCGCACCGAAAGCTACGTGTGACAATCNNNNNNNNNNNNNNNNNNNNNNNNNNNNNNNNNNNNNNNNNNNNNNNNNNNNNNNCATCCCCTCGCCCAAGGGGGAGCTTCGGCGCCCCTCANNNNNNNNNNNNNNNNNNNNNNNNNNNNNNNNNNNNNNNNNNNNNNNNNNNNNN
It encodes:
- the LOC119594024 gene encoding frizzled-1-like (The sequence of the model RefSeq protein was modified relative to this genomic sequence to represent the inferred CDS: added 242 bases not found in genome assembly), encoding MVRTITQGVDREWCTIVFMTLYFFSMAASIWWVVLTLTWFLAAGLKWSHEAIENNSAWFHVAAWAIPAVKTIIILATKNVEGDVMTGVCFVGLWNVQALQGFVLAPLFFYLVLGTAFLLTGFVSLFRIRTIMKHDGTKTDKLERFMVRIGVFSVLYTVPATVLVACLFYEQACHDEWMVAWQREKCASREEPWVTYNINCPPGVDRDTPLAKPDFIFFMVKYLSTLVVGITSGFWVWSGKTLAVWKNCYNRCLGRRTESYV